The following proteins come from a genomic window of Aquimarina sp. MAR_2010_214:
- a CDS encoding T9SS type B sorting domain-containing protein, with product MYWSGQSFLYTYRITYLKREIYNIFELLRVQICHTLILKFHNIYVRDKNGCLPITTQDISVVGFPEYFTPNGDGFHETWNVEGISTQIMGNSLIYIFDSIRKTHQTAQSGKSRLGRNL from the coding sequence TTGTACTGGTCTGGACAGTCATTTTTATATACCTATCGTATTACTTACTTAAAAAGAGAGATTTATAATATATTTGAACTTCTCAGAGTTCAAATATGCCATACGCTTATTCTTAAATTTCATAATATATATGTCAGAGACAAAAACGGATGTCTTCCTATAACAACTCAGGATATTTCGGTTGTTGGGTTTCCAGAATATTTTACTCCAAATGGAGATGGATTTCATGAAACCTGGAATGTAGAGGGAATATCAACACAGATTATGGGTAATTCTCTAATCTATATATTTGATTCGATACGGAAAACTCATCAAACAGCTCAGAGCGGGAAGTCCAGGTTGGGACGGAATCTATAA
- a CDS encoding T9SS type B sorting domain-containing protein — protein MIRYGKLIKQLRAGSPGWDGIYNGKLMPSSQYWFRVELEDGRILTGSFALIR, from the coding sequence TTGATTCGATACGGAAAACTCATCAAACAGCTCAGAGCGGGAAGTCCAGGTTGGGACGGAATCTATAATGGTAAGCTAATGCCTTCTAGCCAATATTGGTTTCGTGTAGAATTAGAGGATGGTAGAATTCTTACCGGAAGTTTTGCTCTTATCCGTTGA